One window of the Sphaerochaeta associata genome contains the following:
- a CDS encoding substrate-binding domain-containing protein: MRRCILMLIILSLLVGCSNKKSEANTSYRIAVITMMQGGEFWGALKNGARSARSSTGAVLEFLAPVNESDYEGQISAVQRAIDQQFDAIVLSPSHYTRLEDVVAKARSSGIKVVLADTALRNQSGDFLITADYRQIGKAMAEHAFTHFPEGEPINALVIGSMPNTTSMTNLVESLVQAFSERANARIISATYSFTDEAIARDITRNALLSDPSINLVFALEEYTAHGVANALGDSSNIHFIAFGTTQFEIQLLEKGVIDALVVVNSFNLGYRSVMAAIDLLNGNKPARKLVDFDLVTKESMFSEEHQRLLFQTFQ, encoded by the coding sequence ATGAGACGATGCATCCTGATGCTTATCATCCTTTCTCTTCTGGTTGGCTGCTCGAATAAGAAGAGTGAAGCCAATACCTCCTATCGCATTGCCGTCATTACCATGATGCAGGGAGGCGAATTCTGGGGGGCCCTGAAGAACGGTGCCCGTAGCGCCCGCAGCTCCACCGGAGCGGTCCTTGAGTTCCTTGCACCGGTAAATGAATCCGACTACGAGGGACAAATCAGTGCCGTTCAGAGGGCTATAGACCAACAATTCGATGCGATAGTGCTCTCGCCAAGCCATTATACCCGGCTTGAGGATGTGGTTGCAAAGGCACGGAGCTCGGGCATCAAGGTGGTACTCGCCGATACCGCGCTGCGCAACCAGAGCGGGGATTTCCTGATCACCGCCGATTACCGACAGATCGGCAAGGCGATGGCCGAACATGCATTCACCCATTTTCCCGAGGGTGAGCCGATCAATGCCCTGGTCATCGGGTCCATGCCGAATACCACCAGCATGACAAATCTGGTGGAGTCCTTGGTGCAAGCATTCTCCGAACGGGCAAACGCAAGAATCATCAGTGCAACGTACAGCTTTACCGATGAAGCAATCGCTCGTGACATTACGCGCAATGCTTTACTAAGCGATCCTTCAATCAATCTTGTCTTTGCCTTGGAGGAGTACACCGCCCATGGGGTGGCCAATGCACTGGGTGACTCATCGAATATTCATTTCATTGCATTTGGAACAACGCAGTTTGAAATCCAGCTTCTGGAGAAGGGTGTAATCGATGCCTTGGTGGTGGTGAACTCCTTCAACCTCGGCTATCGCTCGGTGATGGCAGCCATCGACTTGCTAAATGGCAACAAGCCTGCCCGAAAGCTGGTCGACTTCGACCTGGTGACCAAGGAGTCGATGTTCAGCGAGGAGCATCAGAGGTTGTTGTTCCAGACATTCCAATGA
- a CDS encoding galactose ABC transporter substrate-binding protein, whose protein sequence is MKKLMVVMCLALVLVAPVFAQGQGESKGVEIGCAIYKFDDTFMTGVRNAITAAAAETDAKVEVVDSMNIQATQNEKVDLFITKGMKAMQINPVDRTAAGVIIDKAKKANIPVVFFNREPLAEDMAKWDKIYYVGARAEESGTMSGQIIADYWKANKSMDKNGDGVLQYVMLKGEPGHQDAELRTEYSIKNLQDNGIKVQKLAEDTGMWDRVKGQEKMAAFIASQGDKIEAVFANNDDMALGAIEALKAAGYFKDGKFMPVVGVDATAPALQALEEGTLLGTVLNDAVNQGRATFMLSYDLARGITPTDASIGYKITDGKYVWVPYQKVTKENYKQFK, encoded by the coding sequence ATGAAAAAGTTAATGGTCGTAATGTGCTTGGCACTCGTCCTCGTTGCTCCTGTCTTCGCCCAAGGGCAAGGTGAGAGTAAAGGTGTTGAAATCGGATGCGCAATCTACAAGTTCGATGACACCTTCATGACCGGTGTCCGCAATGCCATCACCGCCGCTGCCGCCGAGACTGATGCAAAGGTTGAGGTCGTCGATTCCATGAACATCCAGGCCACTCAGAATGAGAAGGTCGACCTGTTCATCACCAAGGGAATGAAAGCCATGCAGATCAACCCTGTCGACCGCACCGCCGCCGGTGTCATCATCGACAAGGCTAAGAAAGCCAACATTCCCGTAGTATTCTTCAACCGTGAACCGCTGGCTGAGGATATGGCAAAGTGGGACAAGATCTACTACGTTGGGGCTCGTGCTGAAGAGTCCGGTACCATGAGTGGTCAGATCATCGCCGACTATTGGAAGGCCAACAAGTCCATGGACAAGAATGGCGACGGCGTTCTGCAGTATGTCATGCTCAAGGGCGAACCCGGCCACCAGGACGCAGAGCTGCGCACTGAATACTCCATCAAGAATCTGCAGGACAACGGAATCAAGGTGCAGAAGCTTGCTGAAGACACCGGCATGTGGGATCGTGTAAAGGGCCAGGAAAAGATGGCCGCTTTCATCGCCAGCCAGGGCGACAAGATTGAAGCAGTCTTTGCAAACAATGATGACATGGCTCTTGGTGCAATCGAAGCCCTTAAGGCTGCCGGTTACTTCAAGGACGGAAAGTTCATGCCTGTCGTTGGTGTTGACGCCACCGCTCCTGCTCTCCAGGCTCTCGAAGAAGGCACTCTGCTGGGCACCGTCCTCAACGACGCTGTCAACCAGGGCCGTGCAACCTTCATGCTCTCGTATGATTTGGCAAGGGGAATCACCCCCACCGATGCTTCCATCGGCTACAAGATTACTGATGGAAAGTACGTATGGGTTCCCTACCAGAAGGTCACCAAGGAGAACTACAAGCAGTTCAAATAA
- a CDS encoding sugar ABC transporter ATP-binding protein, protein MYVLEMNHVSKAFPGVKALDDVSLKVRPGTVHALMGENGAGKSTLMKCLFGLYSMDEGDIAFNGQPVNIASVKEALNLGISMIHQELHLIPYRSVMENIWLGRYPRIGGSKSPVVDHKKMYEMTASLLKELNLTTIQPTDLLRTLSVSKAQSVEIAKAVSYESKIIIMDEPSSSLTENEVEHLFTIIRSLRDRGVAIIYISHKMEEILKISDEVTIMRDGKYVGTWPSSELTTATIIKRMVGRDLTHRFPSAESNIGSELLRVENYTSPNPRSFKDVSFTLHKGEILGIGGLVGAQRTEVMEAVFGLRLHSEGTLYLKGKPVHCNNAYDAKRLGMALLTEERRATGIFPVLSVQENLVIANIASYVNKSGLLNAAKMAEDTKKSIKDLDIKTPSARTLIKSLSGGNQQKVLFARWLLTTPEILILDEPTRGIDVGAKYEIYVIMRELAAQGKGVIMISSEMPELLGMTDRIVVMSEGRVAGVVDSKKTSQEEIMELATKYVG, encoded by the coding sequence ATGTATGTATTAGAAATGAACCATGTTTCCAAGGCGTTCCCCGGCGTAAAGGCTTTGGACGACGTGAGCTTGAAAGTAAGGCCGGGAACAGTGCATGCCTTGATGGGAGAGAATGGAGCAGGCAAGTCCACCTTGATGAAGTGCCTGTTCGGCTTGTACTCCATGGATGAGGGTGATATAGCCTTCAATGGGCAGCCCGTCAACATTGCCAGTGTCAAAGAGGCACTGAACCTGGGAATCTCCATGATTCACCAGGAACTCCATCTCATACCCTACCGGTCGGTGATGGAAAATATTTGGCTCGGCCGGTACCCACGTATCGGGGGATCGAAGAGCCCCGTTGTGGATCACAAGAAAATGTACGAGATGACCGCTTCCTTGTTGAAGGAGCTCAATCTCACCACCATACAGCCGACCGATTTGCTGCGTACGCTCTCCGTCTCCAAGGCCCAGAGTGTCGAGATTGCAAAGGCGGTCTCCTATGAATCAAAAATCATCATCATGGATGAACCGAGCTCCTCCCTGACGGAGAATGAGGTTGAACATCTGTTCACCATCATCCGCTCTCTAAGGGATCGCGGGGTTGCGATCATCTACATTTCCCATAAAATGGAAGAAATCTTGAAGATTTCCGACGAAGTGACCATCATGCGTGACGGCAAATATGTCGGTACCTGGCCCTCCAGCGAACTGACCACCGCCACCATCATCAAGAGAATGGTAGGTCGTGACCTGACTCATCGGTTCCCGTCGGCTGAGAGCAACATCGGCTCTGAATTACTCAGGGTTGAAAATTACACCTCGCCGAACCCCAGAAGCTTCAAGGATGTTTCCTTCACCCTGCATAAAGGCGAGATTTTGGGAATCGGCGGTTTGGTCGGAGCCCAACGCACCGAAGTCATGGAGGCCGTTTTCGGTTTGAGGCTCCACAGTGAAGGAACGTTGTACCTGAAGGGCAAGCCGGTGCACTGCAACAATGCCTATGATGCCAAGAGACTGGGGATGGCCCTGCTCACCGAGGAGCGTAGAGCGACGGGAATTTTCCCTGTTCTGTCTGTGCAGGAGAACTTGGTAATTGCCAACATTGCCTCATATGTGAACAAGAGCGGGCTTCTCAATGCCGCAAAGATGGCTGAGGACACCAAGAAGAGCATCAAGGATTTGGATATCAAGACGCCGTCGGCGAGAACCTTGATCAAGAGCCTGAGCGGCGGAAACCAGCAGAAAGTGCTTTTTGCCCGTTGGTTGCTCACCACCCCTGAGATTCTCATTCTTGACGAACCGACGCGTGGTATCGACGTCGGGGCCAAGTATGAGATTTATGTCATCATGCGAGAGCTTGCAGCACAAGGCAAGGGCGTGATTATGATCAGCAGTGAGATGCCGGAACTCTTGGGTATGACCGATCGAATCGTAGTCATGAGTGAAGGTCGTGTGGCGGGTGTCGTGGACAGCAAGAAAACAAGCCAGGAAGAGATTATGGAACTGGCGACAAAGTACGTCGGGTAG
- a CDS encoding ribulose-phosphate 3-epimerase translates to MKPIVINSPSLANCNLLELKDNVQELVDAGVTWMHIDLMDGHYVPNLYFPIRIVSDLKAAYPQLTLDVHMMVTNPMDYIQRLADAGADYLSFHSDSTNFVIRTLETIRKSGIKSGILVNPSQSVRSIEPYVDLLDMVTLMAVEPGFAGQQFMSRTLKRVEGLATVRKESGQDFLINVDGAINYPNLTPCIVRGANVIVTGIFTIFKQPDGITAACKRFDAEVANALKAGWIGDAY, encoded by the coding sequence ATGAAACCCATAGTAATAAACTCGCCTTCTTTGGCAAACTGCAATCTGTTGGAGTTGAAGGACAACGTCCAGGAACTGGTCGATGCCGGCGTCACCTGGATGCATATTGATTTGATGGATGGCCATTATGTGCCGAACCTCTATTTTCCCATCCGTATAGTCTCTGATTTGAAGGCTGCATACCCTCAGCTGACCCTCGATGTGCATATGATGGTAACCAATCCGATGGATTACATCCAAAGGCTTGCCGATGCAGGGGCCGACTACCTCAGCTTCCACTCGGACAGCACAAACTTTGTCATCAGGACCTTGGAGACGATCCGAAAGAGCGGTATAAAAAGCGGCATCCTGGTAAATCCATCCCAAAGTGTCAGAAGCATCGAGCCGTATGTGGACTTGCTGGACATGGTCACCCTGATGGCTGTTGAACCCGGTTTTGCAGGACAGCAGTTCATGAGTCGTACACTCAAACGGGTCGAAGGGCTGGCAACGGTGCGTAAAGAGAGCGGACAGGACTTCTTGATCAACGTGGACGGGGCGATCAACTACCCCAATCTCACTCCCTGCATCGTTCGGGGGGCGAATGTCATCGTCACCGGGATTTTCACCATCTTCAAACAGCCTGATGGCATTACTGCAGCATGCAAGCGCTTTGATGCTGAAGTGGCGAACGCCCTGAAGGCCGGTTGGATAGGGGATGCATATTAA
- a CDS encoding helix-turn-helix domain-containing protein, which translates to MKLQFRHKRWFYKHLFSYILLLVVPLVIINGCFGKQINETYQQEVVSRLRSDIHALRDTVDDELELLLSTVHQFQLLQTVNRYRFEDDPLQANSIKSMLATFTITNRLLGDIVYLPYGQNFLFTSSTTSRIDFFAREMYVTEGLEPEEFLSELYSLKHLKAYSVERYKNEKGLVIAIPLVSDYATVSGVCLFFIADSTLEAMIHSKLSQYRARLQLHADDDSLLFQSSASDEPMPDQAITFSVSSNVAPWAYTVHIPQEQALLDDLNRLSGLQQTSTLIVVLAVSVLIFFLMFINYTPIKRLQKLAGNLADANPAARKLGELEEIASTLDYLKNQNTSLVMKLEKSRESEHNIVLQRLLSGRYKTIKAFNVDASELSIEFQYPQFLVACIQLQETNRDSDELAQLMRDELPEELNCYYVFTPIPDRIYFINSVRTEDFVCIPAFYEGMRKTIEAQTGLSLTVGLGSLVEGAIDIPRSFLEARTALDYRFVKGKNTTIIFDEVCKSVSYSVSYPHTLLDQLHVSLKARNEEAIESRTAELIAFLVQDTIPLFLAKSISFDMITLFFDHLPASVQSAEDSQREFFLLSDIDTIDEVVQIVESVKDKLLHMEKLEHTEDSQALLKDITEYIKVHCFECNFTMLQVSDAFSMQLPNLSLFFKEHTQLNLLDYVTALRMHAAKQLLSETDLPLKDVSLQIGYYNISSFIRRFKQLNGITPGDYRKIHKGMQRKPKSPDENLV; encoded by the coding sequence GTGAAGCTCCAGTTCAGGCATAAACGTTGGTTTTATAAACACCTGTTCTCCTACATCCTCCTGCTTGTGGTTCCCTTGGTCATCATCAATGGATGTTTTGGGAAACAAATCAACGAAACGTACCAGCAGGAGGTGGTCTCCCGACTCAGGTCGGACATCCATGCGCTCAGGGATACGGTAGACGACGAACTCGAGCTCCTGCTCAGTACCGTACACCAATTTCAATTGTTGCAGACAGTAAATCGTTATCGGTTTGAAGATGATCCCCTGCAGGCCAACTCCATCAAATCCATGCTGGCCACCTTTACCATAACCAATCGCTTGCTTGGCGACATAGTCTATCTGCCTTACGGCCAGAACTTTCTTTTTACCAGCTCAACCACCAGCAGGATTGACTTTTTCGCCCGGGAGATGTACGTGACCGAGGGCCTCGAACCTGAGGAATTTTTATCAGAGCTTTACTCCTTGAAGCACTTGAAAGCGTATTCAGTGGAGCGCTACAAGAATGAGAAGGGGCTGGTGATTGCCATTCCCCTGGTTTCCGACTACGCAACAGTAAGCGGGGTCTGCCTGTTCTTCATCGCCGATTCCACCCTGGAAGCGATGATACACAGCAAGCTTTCCCAATACAGAGCCCGTCTGCAGTTGCATGCCGATGATGATTCCCTCTTATTCCAATCCTCCGCTTCTGATGAGCCAATGCCTGATCAAGCGATTACCTTCTCTGTGTCATCGAACGTGGCTCCTTGGGCCTATACGGTCCACATTCCCCAAGAACAAGCACTCTTGGATGATTTGAATCGACTCTCCGGCTTGCAGCAGACCAGCACCTTGATCGTGGTGCTTGCTGTTTCAGTTCTCATATTCTTTCTCATGTTCATCAACTATACGCCGATCAAGCGACTGCAGAAACTTGCGGGAAATCTTGCCGATGCCAACCCTGCCGCCCGAAAGCTTGGTGAGCTGGAGGAGATTGCAAGCACCTTGGATTATCTGAAGAACCAGAATACCTCGCTTGTGATGAAACTGGAAAAAAGCCGGGAATCAGAACACAACATCGTGTTGCAAAGGTTGTTGAGCGGCAGGTACAAGACCATTAAGGCCTTTAATGTGGATGCATCCGAGCTGAGTATTGAGTTTCAGTACCCGCAGTTCCTGGTTGCTTGCATCCAACTGCAGGAAACCAACCGGGATAGTGATGAATTGGCCCAATTGATGCGTGATGAGCTGCCCGAGGAATTAAACTGCTACTATGTGTTCACCCCGATTCCAGACCGGATCTATTTCATCAATAGTGTAAGGACCGAGGATTTCGTATGCATACCCGCCTTCTATGAGGGCATGCGAAAGACCATAGAGGCACAAACCGGATTGAGTCTGACCGTCGGCCTTGGTTCTCTGGTCGAAGGAGCGATCGATATTCCCCGTTCCTTCCTGGAAGCACGTACGGCATTGGATTATCGGTTTGTCAAAGGGAAGAATACAACCATAATTTTTGACGAGGTGTGCAAGTCTGTAAGCTATTCGGTATCCTATCCCCACACCCTGTTGGACCAATTGCATGTTTCGCTGAAAGCGCGTAATGAAGAAGCAATTGAGAGCAGGACGGCTGAACTCATTGCGTTTCTCGTGCAGGATACGATTCCTCTCTTTTTAGCGAAGAGCATCTCCTTTGATATGATCACCCTTTTCTTCGATCATCTGCCGGCTTCCGTACAATCGGCTGAGGATTCTCAGCGGGAATTCTTCCTGCTCAGCGATATTGACACCATCGATGAAGTGGTGCAAATCGTAGAGTCGGTGAAGGATAAGCTTTTACATATGGAAAAGCTTGAACATACCGAGGATTCCCAGGCGTTGCTCAAGGATATCACCGAGTACATCAAGGTGCATTGCTTTGAATGCAACTTCACCATGCTGCAGGTATCGGATGCTTTTTCCATGCAATTGCCCAACCTGAGCCTGTTTTTCAAGGAACATACCCAGCTCAATCTGCTGGATTACGTAACCGCACTCCGCATGCATGCAGCCAAGCAGTTGTTGTCGGAAACAGACCTTCCGCTCAAGGATGTCAGTTTGCAAATCGGATACTATAATATCTCAAGCTTTATTCGTAGATTCAAGCAGCTGAATGGGATAACCCCCGGGGACTATCGCAAGATACATAAGGGGATGCAAAGAAAACCAAAGAGTCCGGATGAGAATCTTGTATAG
- a CDS encoding cache domain-containing sensor histidine kinase, protein MSKPNHPHSIKTILTFAIAFVSISFTLLISAILYSQFSSTIRENATVSTREIVRQVNANLNYYTNDILTIAGYARDLSKQTNELSRTEIERRLSSIVDSRQDIVCLLLFDLEGNVLLSTTDAPRRDATEIAKQTWFTRALGGEGNFYFTGPHVQQLFTSSYPWVITYSQQISYTNEEGELSQGLLLIDMNFRTVSELSQSAKLGATGYVYFIDNNGKIVYHPYQQLINSNLFNEDLDSAQEYIFGTFTNTFEGRQRLVIIDTVNNARWRIVGVAFMDELMAGLDQYTTVMLIVLGFCIVITIILARTVSAYISRPIRELDRLMNSVERGDFSAPPTVGGNQEVAALSQTFAVMVKRIRELMDDIVTSQEMKRKFELDALQAKINPHFLYNTLDSVVWMAEQNDTEGVITMITALAKLFRISISKGRDIITLAEELEHVRNYLIIQQIRYQDKFEFSITMEEGMENLPTIKLIIQPIVENAIYHGIKYLQEMGHIDIKVFKRKPGAVVIEVRDNGVGMDEQKLATILSFDGYHPKGVGIGVRNVHQRIQLYYGSDYGLELSSELDVGTLVRLVIPEQSPIQPIKVVQS, encoded by the coding sequence ATGAGCAAGCCCAATCATCCTCACTCCATTAAAACCATACTCACCTTCGCCATCGCCTTTGTTTCCATCTCCTTCACGCTGCTCATCTCCGCCATCCTGTACAGCCAGTTCTCCTCAACCATCCGCGAGAATGCCACCGTCTCCACCAGGGAAATCGTCAGACAGGTAAATGCCAACCTCAACTATTACACAAACGATATACTGACCATCGCCGGCTACGCCCGAGATCTTTCCAAGCAGACCAATGAGCTCTCCCGGACCGAGATCGAGAGGAGGCTCTCCTCAATCGTCGACAGCCGCCAGGACATCGTCTGCCTGCTGCTGTTCGACTTGGAGGGCAATGTACTGCTTTCCACCACCGATGCCCCCCGAAGAGATGCGACTGAGATTGCCAAACAGACGTGGTTCACCAGGGCTTTGGGTGGAGAGGGCAACTTTTATTTCACCGGTCCTCATGTCCAGCAACTCTTTACCTCCAGCTATCCTTGGGTCATCACCTACAGCCAGCAGATCAGCTACACCAATGAGGAAGGAGAGCTCAGCCAAGGTCTTCTGTTGATCGACATGAACTTCAGGACGGTCAGTGAACTGAGCCAGAGCGCCAAGCTTGGAGCAACAGGATACGTGTATTTCATCGACAACAACGGCAAAATCGTGTACCACCCGTACCAGCAACTGATCAACTCCAACTTATTCAACGAAGACCTCGATTCCGCCCAAGAGTATATTTTCGGCACCTTTACGAACACTTTCGAGGGAAGGCAGCGCCTGGTCATCATCGATACGGTGAACAATGCCCGTTGGCGAATTGTCGGGGTGGCATTCATGGACGAGCTGATGGCGGGCTTGGACCAGTATACTACCGTCATGCTCATCGTCCTGGGTTTCTGCATTGTCATCACCATTATTCTGGCACGTACGGTGTCGGCCTATATCAGCCGGCCCATCAGGGAACTCGACAGGTTGATGAACAGTGTGGAACGCGGGGACTTCTCCGCTCCGCCGACGGTGGGAGGAAACCAGGAGGTTGCGGCCCTGTCGCAGACCTTTGCGGTGATGGTCAAACGCATCCGAGAGCTGATGGACGACATTGTGACAAGCCAGGAGATGAAGCGAAAGTTCGAGCTGGATGCACTGCAGGCGAAGATCAATCCCCACTTCCTCTACAACACCCTCGATTCGGTGGTCTGGATGGCCGAACAGAACGATACCGAAGGGGTGATCACCATGATCACCGCTCTGGCAAAGCTCTTCCGCATTTCCATCAGCAAGGGACGGGACATCATCACCCTTGCCGAGGAGCTTGAGCATGTCCGCAACTACTTGATCATCCAGCAGATCCGCTATCAGGACAAGTTTGAGTTCTCCATCACCATGGAAGAGGGGATGGAGAACCTACCGACCATCAAGCTCATCATTCAGCCGATCGTAGAGAACGCCATCTACCATGGGATCAAGTACCTGCAGGAGATGGGCCATATCGATATCAAGGTGTTCAAGAGAAAACCCGGGGCCGTGGTCATCGAGGTGCGTGACAACGGGGTGGGGATGGATGAACAGAAGCTGGCCACCATCCTCAGTTTCGACGGATATCACCCCAAGGGAGTCGGCATCGGGGTAAGGAATGTCCATCAGCGAATCCAACTCTACTATGGTTCGGATTACGGCCTGGAGCTTTCCAGTGAGCTGGATGTGGGGACGCTGGTCAGACTGGTCATTCCCGAACAGAGTCCGATCCAACCGATCAAGGTGGTGCAATCATGA
- the mglC gene encoding galactose/methyl galactoside ABC transporter permease MglC, with the protein MQGIGKSILNKKSLKQFVMDKAIFLVLLMLVIVIAIINPRILRLQVLRDILMMSSTKIIMALGMMFVILTGGVDLGGGRLVGMAAVVSASMLQTADYVRRFYPDLGQIPIILPILLAVFVGTLFGMMNGLIVAKFKVPAFIATLSSMLIIYGINSIYFNMPPNNSQPIGGLRADFTYLGSGSIGFVPVIVIFAALVSIIVWFVLNKTVFGKNVYAVGGNPEAAAVSGINITKTLVGLFGVCGFLISLSGVLEAARTGGATNNYGNGYELDAIASCVVGGVSTTGGVGTVSGVIAGVIIFSFINYGLTFIGVNPYWQNIIKGVIIVSAVSFDIRKYVQKK; encoded by the coding sequence ATGCAAGGCATTGGTAAATCGATATTGAATAAAAAAAGTCTGAAGCAGTTCGTCATGGACAAGGCAATTTTTCTTGTACTGCTGATGCTGGTCATCGTGATCGCCATCATCAATCCGCGCATCCTGCGCCTTCAGGTGCTTCGGGATATCCTGATGATGAGCTCGACGAAAATCATCATGGCCTTGGGCATGATGTTTGTCATCCTTACCGGTGGTGTCGACCTCGGCGGTGGACGTTTGGTCGGTATGGCTGCAGTTGTGTCCGCCTCCATGCTGCAGACTGCAGATTACGTCAGGCGTTTTTACCCTGACCTGGGCCAGATTCCCATCATCCTCCCGATTCTGCTTGCAGTATTTGTTGGAACACTCTTTGGAATGATGAACGGTCTGATTGTTGCAAAATTCAAGGTTCCGGCCTTCATTGCAACCCTCTCCTCGATGTTGATCATCTACGGCATCAACTCCATCTACTTCAACATGCCTCCAAACAACAGCCAGCCCATCGGAGGACTGAGGGCCGACTTCACCTACCTTGGCTCAGGTTCCATCGGATTTGTTCCTGTCATCGTCATCTTCGCCGCCCTTGTTTCAATCATCGTCTGGTTCGTGTTGAACAAGACTGTTTTCGGCAAGAACGTGTATGCTGTGGGCGGCAATCCCGAGGCGGCGGCGGTCTCCGGCATCAATATCACCAAGACGCTGGTGGGCCTCTTCGGTGTCTGTGGATTCCTCATCTCCCTCTCCGGCGTTCTGGAAGCCGCCCGTACGGGAGGAGCGACCAACAACTATGGAAACGGCTATGAGCTCGATGCCATTGCATCCTGCGTCGTGGGTGGTGTTTCCACCACCGGTGGCGTGGGGACGGTGAGCGGAGTCATCGCCGGCGTAATCATCTTCAGCTTCATCAACTATGGTCTGACCTTCATCGGGGTGAACCCATACTGGCAGAACATCATCAAGGGCGTCATCATTGTATCGGCGGTTTCTTTCGATATAAGGAAATACGTCCAGAAGAAGTAG
- a CDS encoding response regulator, translated as MAYTILLVDDETAVREGIRSRTPWERYNFCVVGEAGNGIEALELIEELHPDVVITDIRMPYLDGIELIQKIRISHPTTTLVILSGYDEFTYAQQAMRYDVSEYVLKPVSVEDLCNLLKRLGKHLDEEIKRIQDQDRLNQAYQQALPLIREKFLVSLLTTVHPSSDAALLSKAAEYGFNLSKDEFMVAVIETDHVMDDPLQSMAMFEIVEQVVKKDDGVLLFQFENQIVIIFSSQSHGQDHYDSVFRKQTYRKAEQLQAYLQKYSFQAVLGVGNLVHSPSAIKQSYHQALTALNYSSCYPEQSLLFISDLEKLPVEEHQQQLEELKANVLVAVKLGSEEQVTEAVNQLLGEQLASLSLEQMQALLLELAFLLQDLTHSYGHTLFSVVEGEGRNLFSELATLSTLGKARRYFIRLCHLVRQLIAGQRAQSHIQFIGQAKALIAKHFTEPGFGLEEICEMIGVSTSYFSSTFKKEVGISFVQYLTGLRMDRAKELLVKTEGKTYEIAQAVGFAEPNYFSFCFKRHVGLSPSQFRQGNR; from the coding sequence ATGGCGTATACGATTCTTTTGGTTGACGATGAGACAGCAGTACGAGAGGGGATTCGCAGCCGCACCCCATGGGAACGCTACAATTTCTGTGTGGTGGGCGAGGCCGGAAACGGCATCGAGGCTTTGGAGTTGATCGAGGAGCTGCATCCCGATGTCGTAATCACCGATATCAGGATGCCCTACCTCGATGGAATCGAACTCATCCAGAAGATCCGCATCTCCCATCCGACGACGACATTGGTCATCCTCAGTGGGTATGACGAATTCACCTATGCACAACAGGCGATGCGTTACGATGTCAGTGAATATGTACTCAAACCTGTTTCGGTCGAGGACTTGTGCAATCTGCTCAAGCGTCTTGGCAAACATTTGGATGAGGAGATCAAGCGCATCCAGGACCAGGACAGACTCAATCAGGCGTATCAACAGGCCCTCCCGCTTATCAGGGAGAAGTTTCTGGTTTCATTGTTGACTACAGTACACCCATCCTCCGATGCCGCCTTGTTGTCCAAGGCAGCCGAGTATGGATTCAATCTGAGCAAGGATGAATTCATGGTAGCCGTCATCGAAACCGACCATGTGATGGACGACCCGTTGCAGTCGATGGCCATGTTTGAGATTGTTGAACAAGTAGTGAAAAAGGACGATGGAGTATTGCTCTTCCAATTCGAGAACCAGATTGTCATTATTTTCAGCTCCCAAAGCCACGGCCAGGACCATTACGATTCAGTGTTCCGTAAACAAACCTACCGTAAAGCCGAGCAGTTGCAGGCATACCTGCAGAAGTACTCCTTCCAGGCTGTCCTTGGAGTGGGAAACCTCGTACACTCCCCTTCGGCTATCAAGCAGTCGTATCATCAGGCGCTGACAGCCCTCAACTACAGCTCCTGTTACCCCGAGCAATCGCTGTTGTTCATCAGTGACTTGGAGAAGCTGCCGGTCGAGGAGCATCAACAGCAACTGGAAGAGCTGAAGGCCAACGTACTGGTTGCTGTTAAATTGGGCAGCGAGGAACAGGTGACCGAAGCGGTGAACCAACTGCTCGGAGAGCAGCTTGCCTCCCTGAGCCTGGAACAGATGCAGGCACTGCTGTTGGAACTTGCCTTCCTGCTTCAAGACCTCACACACTCATACGGGCATACCCTCTTTTCAGTGGTTGAGGGTGAAGGCAGAAACCTCTTCTCCGAGCTTGCAACCCTCTCAACACTGGGAAAAGCCAGGCGCTACTTCATCCGCCTTTGCCATTTGGTACGGCAATTGATCGCCGGACAAAGGGCTCAGTCTCATATCCAGTTCATCGGCCAGGCCAAGGCCTTGATCGCAAAGCACTTCACAGAACCCGGATTCGGGCTGGAAGAGATTTGTGAAATGATCGGGGTGAGCACTTCCTATTTCAGCTCCACCTTCAAGAAGGAGGTCGGCATCAGCTTTGTACAGTATTTGACTGGCTTGAGAATGGACAGGGCGAAAGAGCTGCTCGTCAAGACCGAGGGAAAGACCTATGAGATAGCACAAGCGGTAGGCTTTGCCGAGCCCAACTACTTCAGCTTCTGCTTCAAACGGCATGTAGGTCTCTCTCCCTCCCAATTTCGGCAGGGAAACCGATGA